The genomic window GCGACTGTGCGAAGGCGCCGTGAGCGGATAGCCCGATTGCAGCCCCCCTTCCCGCTGCAGGTCGAGCACCACGATCTGGCTGGGGGCCTGCAGCTCCACCGAACTGGCATCGGTATCCGATACCGCTCCGAACCGGCCCGCCAACCAGCGGCCCTGAGTCGCCAGCGAAAACCGCGGCACGGCATCGAGTGGCCGCGCGGCGGGCCACAGAGACTTCCTGGCGCCGGCCGCCGTGAACAGAGCCTGCTGGCCAATGCCCGGCGGCCAGGGCTGACCGTCACCAACCGTCACCGCCATGACTTCACGCCCGGTGTGCACAAACACCTTACCGTCGGCCAGCAGCGGTTCGACATGAGCTCCCTGCAATCGATCGCTGCGCCGCCAAGCCGGTGGGGCCAACTCCCGCGGCAACTGCGTTAGCGGCGGTAGGCGATGCACCCAGGAGAGCGAAACGCCGCCCGGAAACAGCTCGTCGGCCGCTTCCGATCGTGGACTCCACGACGCCGCCTGGTCGAGCAACCAATCCAATCGATCGGCAACCGTCCCGGCGCGTCCGGCCACGCTCAACCGCTGCTCCCCAAAGCGTTGCTTGACCAACGCTGCCCACGCCTCGGCTCGTGCCGGTTCCGCATTCAACAGATGGGCGTACACCCACCGCACGCCCACTTCCCCGCCGGGAATATCGGAATCGTGATACGCTCCAACGGGCAACTCCTCGGACGCGGCCAACTGGGGCGTAAAGGAACCGATTCGCCGCAGCGCCGCGATGGCGGTTTCGCCCTGTCCGTTCTGCAACGCCCAATCGGCCACCGACAGCAGCGCGTCGTCTCCCCAAGATGTGGCAAAGTAACGTTCCTGCCATCGCTGAATCGCTTCGCTGGACCTAGCCTGTTGAGCAATCCGCAATTGGTCTTGGGCGATCCGATCGTAACGCTGCCGATACGCCGTCAAAGCCGAATCATCGCCGCTGCCGCTGCGCAGCAAGCGTTCATGAACGACCGCGGACAAGGGCAAAAAGGTTTCGGCCAGGGAACGCGAGGGAACATCCACCGCGACCATCCGCCCGTCCGCTTCATCGATGATCCGGACCGCCAAGTCCACCGCCGCGGCCGATTCCTGCGACGCGATCAACTGTTCCAATTGGGCGAGCGACAATTGCTGAGCGGGCGTGATTTCGTACACGCGCGTATCGTTGTCCGCCGCAGACACGGACAACGCGACCCACGTCCACGTCCCCCAGATCAACAGCAGGGCAACATAGCGAGCGGATGCAATCATGTCGCCATTGTAGCCCTACGGTACATAGATCTGATACAGCATCAGATACACAACCACGCCGGTCACTGAAACGTACAGCCAGATCGGATACGCCCAGCGGACCAGACGGCGATGCGCAGCGCGGCGATCCTTCAGTCCCAACACGGCCGCCCAGATCGCCAGAACTGGAACCGTAACGGCCAACGGGATGTGCGTCATCAGCACAAACAGGTAGGTCATGAAGGCGGCCCGAGAGGCCACGGCGGGGTCGCGGGGAAAGTTTTTGTTGGGGCTGCCGGTAGTCTGCAACAGCGCGTACTTATGCAACAGGTACAGCCCCAGAAAGACGGTACTCATCACCAACGCGGTCAGCATCAGATTACGATGCGCCTTGATGTTGCCGCGTTTGATTTGCCACAACGCCAACAACAACAGCACCGTCGCGGCCGCGTTGAGCGAAGCCGTGGCATGGGGAAGATTTTCAGCCAGCCAATCCATTAGACTTCACCCCCCCCCTGGTAGGGTGATACGAAGTCGACTTGATATCGGACGGCTGCTTTGAAGCCTCCAGCATATCAGCGAGATCTTTCTTCAACCGTTCAAAGGAGCGTTGGTCGTTCCAGTGATACAGACCGTCGATCTCTCCCTCGGCATCCACCAAAATAAATCGCTCGGTGTGCTGCAAATTGGAAGAAACCTGAAACACCTCGGCGCCCACGCGTTGCACATAAATCGGGTCGTCAGTGGTCAAGAACAACCACTGCTCGGGATCGGCACCAAATCGAGCGGCGTACTCGCGAAGCTGTTCCGGCGTGTCGTTTTCGGGATCGACGCTGATCGACAAGAACTTCACGTCCTGCCCTTCAAACGCCTCCTGCAGCTCTTTTAACTTTTGATTCTGCGTTACACAAATGCTGGGACACAGCGTAAAGAAAAAGCTGACCACATAGGGCTGGCCTTTCAGCGATTCGCTGCTAACCAGGCTGCCATCGCGTTCGGTAAACTCAAACGTTTGCAGCCAATCGTCGCCGGGTTCTAACTGCGGCTTCGGCGGCGGTTCGATCCGCGTGGGCCGGTCAGGATCCATAAAGGTCTCGCCGTCGGCCTCGGTCAGCTCCGCCACTTCGGCGTCCACTGGATCGGCGGTGCGGTCGCGCACATTGCGGAGCACCAAACCGATCACCAAGCCCACCACCAGGATGATTACGATATGAACGAGGGTTCGCATTAGACCACCAAATCCGCTTTTTTGCTGCCACGCATCAAGTACCAAGCGATGGCCAACATGGCCACCATAAATAACACGCTGACCGTCCAGTTAATGGTCGAGCCAGGGGCAAAACCTTGAGCAGCGAAATCCACCGAGGGGTACAGCAGATGTCGCATTTCGGCCAACCCGTAGGTCAGCGGGTTGGCTCGCATCACCCAGCTGAGTGCGGTCTGGCCCCAGTTCAACGAAGCTTCCGAGGTGGCCGCGGGCACTGGGAAGAAGGCGCCGCTGAGCAGCCACATCGGCATCAGGCCCAGCATCATGATGGCGTGAAAGCCTTGCGTGCTATCCATCGGCCAGGCCACGATCATGCCCATCCCGCACATGGCCAGCGCCATCACCGCCAACAACAACATCAAAGGTAACACCGACAGCGTCAGCGGCGCGGTTCCAAAGGCATACACCAGAGCCAGGAAAAACGCAGCCTGAGCCCAGGCGATCGCGCCGCCACCGATGACTTTGCCCAACAACACCGGCCAGCGACCGACCGGCGCCACCAACACGGCTTGCATGAATCCTTCGCGGCGATCTTCGATCACTGAAATGGTGGCAAAGATGGCGGTAAACAATACGATCAGCGCCACCGTGCCGGGCAGGAAAAACTGCAAAAAGTCCTGTCCGCCGGCGCCTTCGAAGGAACCTCGCAGGCCCGTGCCAAACAACAACCAAAACAGCAGCGGCTGCACGATCGCGGCCGTCACGCGATTGCGTTGACGAAAGAATCGCACCCATTCGCGGCGGGCCAGCATCCAAGCCGCCGCCCAACCACTGGGCGTGATCGCGGGTGCGGAGGGAGCCTGAGGGCACGGCGGGGCGGAGGCGGGCATGGAAACGGGTTCGGCGGGAGTCGTCGTCGACATCGTGTTTGAATCAGTCCTGTAAGTCCGAGGGGGCCCAGAAACGATGCCCGGTTTTGGCGATAAAGACGTCTTCTAATCCGGGACGTCCTACGGTAATCGATCGAGCCGAATCGCCCAAACGTTCGGCCAACTGAGGCACT from Roseimaritima ulvae includes these protein-coding regions:
- a CDS encoding ABC transporter permease; translation: MLARREWVRFFRQRNRVTAAIVQPLLFWLLFGTGLRGSFEGAGGQDFLQFFLPGTVALIVLFTAIFATISVIEDRREGFMQAVLVAPVGRWPVLLGKVIGGGAIAWAQAAFFLALVYAFGTAPLTLSVLPLMLLLAVMALAMCGMGMIVAWPMDSTQGFHAIMMLGLMPMWLLSGAFFPVPAATSEASLNWGQTALSWVMRANPLTYGLAEMRHLLYPSVDFAAQGFAPGSTINWTVSVLFMVAMLAIAWYLMRGSKKADLVV
- a CDS encoding SCO family protein; translation: MRTLVHIVIILVVGLVIGLVLRNVRDRTADPVDAEVAELTEADGETFMDPDRPTRIEPPPKPQLEPGDDWLQTFEFTERDGSLVSSESLKGQPYVVSFFFTLCPSICVTQNQKLKELQEAFEGQDVKFLSISVDPENDTPEQLREYAARFGADPEQWLFLTTDDPIYVQRVGAEVFQVSSNLQHTERFILVDAEGEIDGLYHWNDQRSFERLKKDLADMLEASKQPSDIKSTSYHPTRGGVKSNGLAG
- a CDS encoding DUF420 domain-containing protein, with the protein product MDWLAENLPHATASLNAAATVLLLLALWQIKRGNIKAHRNLMLTALVMSTVFLGLYLLHKYALLQTTGSPNKNFPRDPAVASRAAFMTYLFVLMTHIPLAVTVPVLAIWAAVLGLKDRRAAHRRLVRWAYPIWLYVSVTGVVVYLMLYQIYVP
- a CDS encoding outer membrane protein assembly factor BamB family protein, yielding MIASARYVALLLIWGTWTWVALSVSAADNDTRVYEITPAQQLSLAQLEQLIASQESAAAVDLAVRIIDEADGRMVAVDVPSRSLAETFLPLSAVVHERLLRSGSGDDSALTAYRQRYDRIAQDQLRIAQQARSSEAIQRWQERYFATSWGDDALLSVADWALQNGQGETAIAALRRIGSFTPQLAASEELPVGAYHDSDIPGGEVGVRWVYAHLLNAEPARAEAWAALVKQRFGEQRLSVAGRAGTVADRLDWLLDQAASWSPRSEAADELFPGGVSLSWVHRLPPLTQLPRELAPPAWRRSDRLQGAHVEPLLADGKVFVHTGREVMAVTVGDGQPWPPGIGQQALFTAAGARKSLWPAARPLDAVPRFSLATQGRWLAGRFGAVSDTDASSVELQAPSQIVVLDLQREGGLQSGYPLTAPSHSRFASAPLLTASRLFVAVEQTDEATTTTRLQAYDLPSGVRLWTSPPIAIARRNREVARAVDVALAIDRRQLVCHLDGVTAAVNLHDGGLRWVVRHAVAELADSPYPRLRRAADKSHAALHLGHGQVLVAGLEVDRLVGLQADTGRLRWATAAGVADDVEFVLGASAEHWVVAGRQLYWLNRHNGVVEATFPGGTTAQSGAAAANPHGVGRGWLAEGYVYWPANDAIMVLDSELGSSPQAETQPRRVRIVGRIPLQPYGLRGGNLAAAYGVLVNLGPDYLSGVVGHAAEPHSSR